One part of the Polyangium spumosum genome encodes these proteins:
- the thiC gene encoding phosphomethylpyrimidine synthase ThiC: protein MSTVKQQRVDEARLQTITRGPLPGSKKTYQPGVLHPDLRVPLREIEQTPTREGHGDTARLVPNPPVCVYDTSGPYTDPEAEIDVKKGLSPLRAAWIRSREDVTELSGVSSAYGRKRLEDPSLDALRFHAGRRPLRAAAGKNVTQMHYARRGIITPEMEFVAVREQQRAAERIRKQHPGRSFGAAIPERITPAFVRDEVARGRAIIPANVNHPELEPMIIGRNFLVKINANIGNSAVTSSIEEEVEKMVWAIRWGADTVMDLSTGRNIHETREWILRNSPVPIGTVPIYQALEKVSGKAEDLTWEIYRDTLIEQAEQGVDYFTIHAGVLLRYVPLTANRLTGIVSRGGSILAKWCLAHHEENFLYTHFEEICEIMRAYDVSFSLGDGLRPGSIADANDEAQMAELATLGELTQIAWKHDVQVMIEGPGHVPMHMIEHNMTEQLRICHEAPFYTLGPLTTDIAPGYDHFTSGIGAAMIGWFGTAMLCYVTPKEHLGLPNRDDVKEGVITYKIAAHAADLAKGHPGAQARDDAMSKARFEFRWEDQFNLGLDPERARAFHDETLPSENAKVAHFCSMCGPHFCSMKITEDVRKYAAERGEVLPEKALVRGMKEKSAEFVGGGSEIYKKV from the coding sequence ATGAGCACGGTGAAACAGCAGCGGGTCGACGAGGCCCGCCTCCAGACCATCACGCGCGGGCCGCTGCCCGGATCGAAGAAGACGTACCAGCCGGGCGTCCTCCACCCCGACCTGCGCGTCCCGCTGCGCGAAATCGAGCAAACGCCGACGCGGGAAGGGCACGGCGATACGGCGCGCCTCGTGCCGAACCCGCCCGTCTGCGTCTACGACACGAGCGGCCCGTACACCGACCCCGAGGCCGAGATCGACGTGAAGAAGGGCCTCTCGCCCCTGCGCGCCGCGTGGATCCGCTCGCGCGAGGACGTGACGGAGCTCTCGGGCGTGAGCTCGGCGTATGGGCGGAAGCGCCTCGAGGATCCCTCCCTCGACGCATTACGTTTCCACGCGGGCCGCCGCCCGCTGCGCGCCGCGGCCGGGAAAAACGTCACGCAGATGCATTACGCGCGGCGCGGGATCATCACGCCCGAGATGGAGTTCGTCGCCGTGCGCGAGCAGCAGCGCGCGGCCGAGCGGATCCGCAAGCAGCACCCGGGCCGCTCGTTCGGCGCGGCGATCCCCGAGCGGATCACGCCCGCGTTCGTCCGCGACGAGGTCGCCCGCGGCAGGGCCATCATCCCGGCGAACGTCAATCACCCCGAGCTCGAGCCGATGATCATCGGGCGGAACTTCCTCGTGAAGATCAACGCCAACATCGGCAACAGCGCCGTCACCTCCTCGATCGAGGAGGAGGTCGAGAAGATGGTCTGGGCGATCCGCTGGGGCGCCGACACCGTGATGGACCTGTCCACGGGCCGGAACATCCACGAGACGCGCGAGTGGATCCTGCGAAACTCCCCCGTGCCCATCGGCACCGTGCCCATTTACCAGGCGCTCGAGAAGGTCTCTGGCAAGGCCGAGGACCTCACCTGGGAGATCTACCGCGACACCTTGATCGAGCAGGCCGAGCAGGGCGTCGATTACTTCACGATCCACGCGGGCGTGCTCCTTCGTTACGTCCCGCTCACGGCGAACCGATTGACGGGTATCGTCTCGCGCGGCGGCAGTATCCTCGCGAAATGGTGCCTCGCGCACCACGAGGAGAACTTCCTCTACACGCATTTCGAGGAGATCTGCGAGATCATGCGGGCCTACGACGTGAGCTTCTCGCTCGGCGACGGCCTGCGGCCCGGCTCGATCGCGGACGCGAACGACGAGGCGCAGATGGCCGAGCTCGCGACGCTCGGCGAGCTCACGCAGATCGCCTGGAAGCACGACGTGCAGGTGATGATCGAGGGCCCGGGGCACGTGCCGATGCACATGATCGAGCACAACATGACCGAGCAATTGCGCATCTGCCACGAGGCGCCTTTTTATACGCTCGGGCCCCTCACGACGGACATCGCGCCCGGCTACGACCATTTCACGAGTGGCATCGGCGCCGCCATGATCGGCTGGTTCGGCACGGCGATGCTCTGTTACGTCACGCCGAAGGAGCACCTCGGCCTGCCGAACCGCGACGACGTGAAGGAGGGCGTGATCACCTACAAGATCGCGGCGCACGCGGCGGATCTCGCCAAGGGCCACCCGGGCGCGCAGGCGCGCGACGACGCGATGAGCAAGGCGCGCTTCGAGTTCCGCTGGGAGGACCAGTTCAACCTCGGCCTCGATCCGGAGCGGGCCCGCGCCTTCCACGACGAGACGTTGCCCAGCGAGAA
- a CDS encoding glycerophosphodiester phosphodiesterase has protein sequence MHYKDGPRPRLFAHRGASGVAPENTLPAFAAALAAGADRLELDVHLTADEEVIVLHDEDVARTTDGAGPASKMRLGEIKELDAGHHFRDPDGELPFRGRGIRVPTLAELLTSLPDVPLNIELKVDDEALVSAVKWLLDRHDARERVLLTAEPGSLMAKIRRRMPAVLTGMCLPESLEFLCNGGNPGYVARGFALQVPTDHAGIPIVTPHFVAVAHACGLEVHAWVINDEAEMRALLAMGVDGIMTDFPEMGARVFGRGD, from the coding sequence ATGCATTACAAGGACGGCCCCCGCCCCCGCCTGTTCGCGCACCGCGGCGCCTCCGGCGTGGCGCCCGAGAACACGCTGCCCGCCTTCGCCGCCGCGCTCGCGGCGGGGGCGGACCGCCTCGAGCTCGACGTGCACCTCACGGCCGACGAGGAGGTGATCGTGCTGCACGACGAGGACGTGGCGCGCACGACGGACGGGGCGGGGCCGGCCTCGAAGATGCGGCTCGGCGAGATCAAGGAGCTCGACGCGGGTCACCATTTCAGGGATCCGGACGGCGAGCTGCCGTTCCGGGGCCGCGGCATCCGGGTGCCGACGCTCGCGGAGCTCCTGACGTCGCTGCCGGACGTGCCGCTCAACATCGAGCTCAAGGTGGACGACGAGGCGCTGGTCTCGGCGGTGAAATGGCTGCTCGATCGGCACGACGCGCGGGAGCGGGTGCTCTTGACGGCGGAGCCGGGGTCCTTGATGGCGAAGATCCGGCGGCGGATGCCGGCGGTCTTGACGGGGATGTGTCTGCCCGAGTCGCTGGAGTTTCTCTGCAATGGCGGAAACCCGGGCTACGTGGCGCGGGGGTTCGCGCTCCAGGTGCCGACGGACCACGCGGGGATCCCGATCGTGACGCCACATTTCGTGGCCGTCGCGCACGCGTGCGGGCTGGAGGTGCACGCGTGGGTGATCAACGACGAGGCCGAGATGCGCGCGCTCCTCGCGATGGGCGTGGACGGGATCATGACGGATTTCCCGGAGATGGGCGCGCGCGTGTTCGGCCGCGGCGATTGA
- a CDS encoding lysyl oxidase family protein: MRFRRLLPLCFLPALHLFVPGCSVDVAEFDIADAVATIDTRARPGDVVNVQVDARNSGQATWVPGEVTLALGEGQAFPSASLALAGEVEPGARGTFTGKLTSPVRTGLFKLNLDANYEGARFGDTITTPATELTCSDGVYCNGAERLVAGQCVSGTNPCDDGAECTTDTCDEAKDTCAHELGPSCAACTSDCTPDCTGKACGDDGCGGVCATCPAGEACVNATNECKPANQPGSCAAPLELLPAGTALLGVHQIQGDTTGGLHESVPTCNSTSTAAETVYTFTLTEKMGIEARVSGYDTVIHLRKDDTATPGNECIGYNTAANAGCSDDASPPGDYGSRVDAALDPGTYYLIVDGFDASQYGPFDLQVKFTVDGCVPHCDGLFCGTDDGCGGDCGTCPAGEACTAEGRCRPDPCVPDCGGKQCGDDGCGGTCGTCAEGSLCVPATSKCQVFADCDNEAPVCDPPCGAGEFCGTDCGCHAANEAMPDLVIDEKRLLEEILFDELDVSENSCAFIEECVGGTGKRKLLRFSVEAKNQGMATLTVPPPAERPDLFLFSPCHGHYHFNGFATYALLDKDGKEIVAGRKQAYCMEDTQQIAQGPNVGCNKIYSCEDQGIQRGWSDLYGNTLDCQWLDITDVAPGEYFIQVKLNPSREFEEVSLDNNTATVPVTIQ; the protein is encoded by the coding sequence ATGCGTTTTCGTCGGCTGCTCCCGCTCTGCTTCCTCCCCGCGCTCCACCTCTTCGTCCCCGGCTGCTCGGTCGACGTCGCCGAGTTCGACATCGCGGACGCCGTCGCCACGATCGACACGCGGGCCAGGCCCGGCGACGTGGTGAACGTGCAGGTCGACGCGCGAAACAGCGGGCAAGCGACGTGGGTGCCCGGCGAGGTGACGCTCGCGCTCGGCGAAGGACAGGCGTTCCCGAGCGCGTCGCTCGCGCTCGCGGGTGAGGTCGAGCCGGGCGCGAGGGGCACGTTCACGGGCAAGTTGACGTCCCCCGTGCGCACGGGCCTCTTCAAGCTGAACCTCGACGCCAACTACGAGGGCGCGCGGTTCGGCGACACGATCACGACGCCCGCCACGGAGCTCACCTGCAGCGACGGCGTCTACTGCAACGGCGCGGAGCGGCTCGTCGCGGGCCAGTGCGTGAGCGGGACGAACCCGTGCGACGACGGCGCCGAATGCACGACGGACACCTGCGACGAGGCGAAGGACACCTGCGCGCACGAGCTCGGCCCGAGCTGCGCGGCGTGCACGTCGGATTGCACGCCCGATTGCACGGGCAAGGCCTGCGGCGACGACGGCTGCGGCGGGGTCTGCGCGACCTGCCCCGCGGGCGAGGCGTGCGTGAACGCGACGAACGAGTGCAAACCCGCGAACCAGCCCGGATCCTGCGCGGCGCCGCTCGAGCTGCTCCCGGCGGGCACGGCGCTGCTCGGGGTCCACCAGATCCAGGGGGACACGACCGGCGGCCTGCACGAGTCCGTGCCGACGTGTAATTCGACGAGCACCGCGGCGGAGACGGTCTACACGTTCACGCTGACGGAGAAGATGGGCATCGAGGCGCGCGTCTCCGGCTACGACACGGTGATCCACCTCCGGAAGGACGACACGGCGACGCCCGGGAACGAATGCATCGGCTACAACACCGCCGCGAACGCGGGCTGCAGCGACGACGCCTCGCCGCCCGGCGATTACGGCTCGCGCGTGGACGCGGCGCTCGATCCGGGGACGTATTACCTCATCGTCGACGGGTTCGACGCCTCGCAATACGGCCCGTTCGATCTGCAGGTGAAGTTCACGGTGGACGGCTGCGTCCCGCATTGCGACGGCCTGTTCTGCGGCACGGACGACGGCTGCGGCGGCGACTGCGGGACCTGCCCCGCGGGCGAGGCGTGCACGGCCGAGGGCCGCTGCCGGCCCGACCCGTGCGTGCCCGACTGCGGGGGCAAGCAATGCGGCGACGACGGCTGCGGCGGGACGTGCGGCACCTGCGCGGAGGGCTCGCTCTGCGTGCCGGCGACGTCGAAATGCCAGGTCTTCGCGGACTGCGACAACGAGGCCCCGGTCTGCGATCCGCCCTGCGGCGCGGGCGAGTTCTGCGGGACGGACTGCGGCTGCCACGCGGCGAACGAGGCGATGCCGGACCTCGTGATCGACGAGAAGCGCCTCCTCGAGGAGATCCTCTTCGACGAGCTCGACGTGAGCGAGAACTCGTGCGCGTTCATCGAAGAGTGCGTGGGCGGGACGGGCAAGCGCAAGCTCCTGCGCTTCAGCGTGGAGGCGAAGAACCAGGGCATGGCGACCTTGACGGTGCCGCCGCCGGCGGAGCGGCCGGACCTCTTCCTCTTCTCGCCCTGCCACGGCCATTACCACTTCAATGGCTTCGCGACGTACGCGCTGCTCGACAAGGACGGCAAGGAGATCGTGGCCGGGCGCAAGCAGGCGTATTGCATGGAGGACACGCAGCAGATCGCACAGGGCCCGAACGTGGGCTGCAACAAGATCTACTCCTGCGAGGATCAGGGCATCCAGCGCGGCTGGTCGGACCTCTACGGCAACACGCTCGATTGCCAGTGGCTCGACATCACGGACGTGGCGCCGGGGGAGTACTTCATCCAGGTGAAGCTGAACCCGAGCCGCGAGTTCGAGGAGGTGAGCCTCGACAACAACACGGCCACGGTGCCGGTGACCATCCAGTAA
- a CDS encoding plastocyanin/azurin family copper-binding protein, which yields MRGCSRLLAFVITLGAVTAPLVASRESHAEAPAAGNVAGVVTVLVDDAPKADRSGVVVYLENAPGAPAPAGKRQIRQKNLTFSPGLMVIVKGTTVEFPNDDKVFHNVFSVSKAARFDLGLYKSGESKSVTFREAGVVDVYCNIHPQMVTKIKVLDNGFYAVTGKDGSFQIKNVPAGTYPIVAWHAHGQEARGEVTIAAGGAASFRPTVKEGAAPKRHLRKDGTPYGRYK from the coding sequence ATGCGTGGTTGCTCTCGGCTCCTGGCTTTCGTGATCACCCTCGGCGCGGTGACGGCGCCGCTCGTCGCCTCGCGGGAGAGCCACGCCGAAGCGCCCGCCGCGGGCAACGTCGCGGGCGTGGTGACGGTCCTCGTGGACGACGCGCCGAAGGCTGATCGGTCGGGCGTGGTGGTCTACCTGGAGAACGCGCCCGGCGCGCCCGCCCCGGCCGGCAAGCGGCAGATCCGGCAGAAGAACCTCACGTTTTCGCCGGGCTTGATGGTCATCGTGAAGGGCACGACCGTCGAGTTCCCCAACGACGACAAGGTCTTCCACAACGTCTTTTCGGTCTCGAAGGCCGCGCGCTTCGATCTCGGGCTGTACAAGAGCGGCGAGAGCAAATCCGTCACGTTCCGCGAGGCGGGCGTGGTGGACGTCTACTGCAACATCCACCCGCAGATGGTCACGAAGATCAAGGTGCTCGACAACGGCTTCTACGCCGTGACGGGCAAGGATGGATCGTTCCAGATCAAGAACGTCCCCGCGGGGACGTATCCCATCGTCGCGTGGCACGCCCACGGGCAGGAGGCGCGCGGCGAGGTGACGATCGCGGCGGGCGGCGCGGCGTCGTTCCGGCCGACGGTGAAGGAAGGCGCGGCGCCGAAGCGGCACCTGAGAAAGGACGGGACGCCATACGGCCGCTACAAGTGA
- a CDS encoding nuclear transport factor 2 family protein: MHPNQALIEQFYRSFQKRDAEGMVACYHPDVVFTDPAFGELRGAEARGMWRMLCERGKDLELEFSDVRADDSTGSAHWEARYTFSASGRKVHNVIDASFECRDGKITRHTDRFSFWRWSRMALGPAGLVLGWTPFLQNKVRTMAKKGLAEYMATHPEG; the protein is encoded by the coding sequence ATGCACCCGAATCAAGCCTTGATCGAACAATTTTATCGGTCCTTCCAGAAGCGCGACGCCGAAGGAATGGTCGCCTGTTATCACCCGGACGTCGTCTTCACGGACCCGGCCTTCGGCGAGCTCCGCGGGGCCGAGGCGCGCGGGATGTGGCGCATGCTCTGCGAGCGAGGGAAAGACCTCGAGCTCGAATTCAGCGACGTGCGCGCCGATGATTCCACGGGAAGCGCGCACTGGGAGGCGAGGTACACGTTCTCGGCGTCGGGCCGGAAGGTGCACAACGTGATCGACGCCTCCTTCGAATGCAGGGACGGCAAGATCACGCGCCACACGGACCGATTCAGTTTCTGGCGCTGGAGCCGGATGGCGCTCGGCCCCGCGGGGCTCGTCCTCGGGTGGACGCCGTTCCTGCAGAACAAGGTCCGCACCATGGCAAAGAAGGGGCTCGCCGAGTACATGGCGACGCACCCCGAGGGCTGA
- a CDS encoding response regulator, whose amino-acid sequence MSATKRRILVVDDSEICRELVKLLLQSRGFEVVTLDSPFGFGAAVAREQPDLVLVDVNMPALPGGKLVEVAIQKGILTCPIVFHSDRPARELQSLVLSTGASGFIPKTNDADELASRVEEYLNGTWQKRDRAPESIRPSTAPPGPRTDVPPRVPRSSELPALSGTSSQSLPPLTAASISSRNTDAPPMSQRSFDAAPLSQRSPDAAPHSQRTVTSSTGWVRGKF is encoded by the coding sequence ATGAGCGCGACGAAGCGACGGATTCTCGTGGTCGACGACAGCGAGATTTGCCGCGAGCTCGTCAAGCTGCTCCTGCAATCCCGTGGATTCGAGGTCGTCACGCTCGACTCGCCCTTCGGGTTCGGGGCGGCGGTCGCGCGCGAGCAGCCCGATCTCGTGCTCGTCGACGTGAACATGCCGGCGCTGCCCGGGGGTAAGCTGGTCGAGGTGGCGATCCAGAAGGGCATCCTCACGTGCCCCATCGTGTTTCACTCCGACCGGCCGGCGCGTGAGCTGCAGAGCCTGGTTTTGAGCACGGGCGCCTCGGGGTTCATCCCGAAGACCAACGACGCCGACGAGCTCGCGTCGCGGGTGGAAGAGTACCTGAATGGCACGTGGCAGAAGCGGGATCGCGCCCCGGAGAGCATCCGGCCGAGCACGGCGCCGCCCGGCCCGCGCACCGACGTCCCGCCGCGGGTCCCGCGCTCCTCCGAGCTGCCGGCCCTCTCGGGCACCTCGTCCCAGTCCTTGCCTCCCCTGACCGCGGCGTCGATCTCGTCCCGCAACACGGACGCCCCGCCCATGTCGCAGCGCAGCTTCGACGCGGCGCCCCTCTCGCAACGCTCGCCCGACGCGGCGCCGCACTCGCAGCGGACGGTGACGTCCTCGACCGGCTGGGTGCGCGGCAAGTTCTAG
- a CDS encoding multiheme c-type cytochrome → MTALVACVACACEPSAPREGAAPSNRAASSAAAASPSSDKPTPPPPRARAFPADRCGECHDTLHAEWKTSAHAAARRSPLYVAMRERAKDPGCEACHAPLAALTDPAEMAVDEGVTCEACHAIREVTEKGDRPQLSFDLEANRKFGPYCDAKDNYFHKMGCAPSFREARICGGCHAFSMPLGSGKSLPIFTEYAEWRASSFSISGTACQECHMPAELTHAATGAERKVRVGHHGFMGQGGEIIRKALGIVASAAERAGKLEVSVVLKNEGAGHAVPSGMPGRQVVVRVEARDDAGPSQAREERVLGRVLVDDAGREVPFYAARAEKSDERIAAGGARTFTFELDAPRAGSLVIEVAWRSASPAITAALGVPAEERSMGRIEIPFGEKRAGKGREHLPKTVVIRP, encoded by the coding sequence GTGACGGCGCTCGTCGCCTGCGTCGCCTGCGCCTGCGAGCCCTCCGCGCCGCGTGAGGGCGCCGCGCCCTCGAACCGAGCGGCCTCATCCGCCGCCGCCGCCTCGCCCTCCTCGGACAAACCGACGCCCCCGCCCCCGCGCGCCCGCGCGTTTCCAGCCGATCGATGCGGCGAGTGCCACGACACGCTCCACGCGGAGTGGAAGACGTCGGCGCACGCGGCGGCGCGTCGATCGCCGCTGTACGTGGCGATGCGGGAGCGCGCGAAGGACCCCGGCTGCGAGGCGTGCCACGCGCCGCTCGCGGCGCTGACGGATCCCGCGGAGATGGCGGTGGACGAGGGCGTGACGTGCGAGGCCTGCCACGCGATCCGCGAGGTCACGGAGAAGGGGGACAGGCCGCAGCTTTCGTTCGACCTCGAAGCAAATCGCAAATTCGGCCCGTACTGCGACGCGAAAGACAACTACTTCCACAAGATGGGCTGCGCGCCGTCGTTCCGCGAGGCGCGCATCTGCGGCGGTTGTCACGCGTTCTCGATGCCACTCGGCAGCGGCAAGAGCCTGCCGATCTTCACCGAGTACGCCGAGTGGCGCGCGTCGAGCTTCTCGATCTCCGGCACGGCCTGCCAGGAGTGCCACATGCCGGCGGAGCTGACCCACGCGGCGACGGGCGCGGAGCGGAAGGTGCGCGTGGGGCACCACGGGTTCATGGGCCAGGGAGGCGAGATCATCCGCAAGGCGCTCGGGATCGTGGCGTCGGCGGCCGAACGAGCGGGTAAACTCGAGGTCTCCGTGGTGCTGAAGAACGAAGGCGCAGGACACGCGGTGCCGTCCGGGATGCCAGGGAGGCAGGTCGTGGTGCGCGTCGAGGCGCGCGACGACGCGGGCCCTTCGCAAGCGCGCGAGGAGCGCGTGCTCGGGCGGGTGCTCGTGGACGACGCAGGGCGCGAGGTGCCGTTTTACGCGGCGCGGGCCGAGAAGAGCGACGAGCGGATCGCGGCGGGCGGGGCGCGGACGTTCACGTTCGAGCTCGACGCGCCGCGAGCAGGCTCGCTCGTGATCGAGGTCGCGTGGAGGAGCGCGTCGCCCGCGATCACGGCGGCGCTCGGCGTGCCGGCCGAGGAGCGATCGATGGGGAGGATCGAGATCCCGTTCGGCGAGAAACGAGCCGGCAAGGGGCGCGAGCACCTGCCGAAGACGGTGGTGATCAGGCCATGA
- a CDS encoding ATP-binding protein yields MSSAALPSELVVRFRGVALTRLDRVEGHWGNFMHGEGGLELAAEMQQELHTLKGEARMMHFGGLATLCHALEGLVAAVARRGRRVPEDVDPVVTMAIRFMVVILRRKDAAPAAGMDVDGFVRQIEEVLAEISADAEPEAPVPVPEPRSAAFDLPDRVSMVTQQRLAALAARVFVEHVAAGRARGRLGDVFRALAEEVGSLSAIPLAPRLSPHEEAARALAESLGKDVRVAFDVGDVRVRAEVAEAVEVVLLHALRNAVDHGVERPEVRRAAGKPERASIVVSARQKGAEVEMSVEDDGAGVNFDAVRERVVDLGLSTAEGAARARDDDLTELLFRPGMSTRTEVTDVSGRGIGLDAARAAIQRVGGRVALSTRRGQGATLRIRVPQASHLLPVVCFPARGADLVLAVATSGGVRVVPAEGGMPAVDPVEYFDMAPPGGARSGEGVRIEVRRGEARFTLRGGGEPWAALATRLCPTADECPAEIVCVDGMDVLLVRPEVF; encoded by the coding sequence TTGAGCTCGGCCGCGCTCCCCAGCGAGCTCGTCGTGCGCTTCCGCGGCGTCGCGCTCACGCGGCTCGATCGCGTCGAGGGCCATTGGGGCAACTTCATGCACGGCGAGGGCGGGCTCGAGCTCGCGGCCGAGATGCAGCAGGAGCTGCACACGCTGAAGGGCGAGGCCCGGATGATGCACTTCGGCGGGCTCGCCACGCTCTGCCACGCGCTCGAGGGCCTCGTCGCGGCCGTCGCGCGGCGCGGCCGGCGCGTGCCCGAGGACGTCGACCCCGTCGTCACCATGGCCATCCGCTTCATGGTCGTGATCCTGCGGCGCAAGGACGCGGCCCCCGCCGCGGGCATGGACGTCGACGGCTTCGTCCGGCAGATCGAGGAGGTCCTCGCCGAGATCTCGGCCGACGCCGAGCCCGAGGCGCCCGTGCCCGTCCCGGAGCCACGCTCGGCCGCCTTCGACCTGCCCGATCGAGTCTCGATGGTCACGCAGCAGCGCCTCGCGGCCCTCGCGGCGCGGGTCTTCGTCGAGCACGTCGCGGCGGGGCGCGCGCGCGGCCGGCTCGGCGACGTCTTCCGCGCGCTCGCCGAGGAGGTCGGCTCGCTCTCGGCCATCCCCCTCGCGCCGCGCCTCTCGCCTCACGAGGAGGCGGCGCGGGCCCTCGCGGAGAGCCTCGGCAAGGACGTCCGCGTGGCCTTCGACGTGGGCGACGTGCGCGTGCGCGCCGAGGTCGCCGAGGCGGTGGAGGTCGTCCTCTTGCACGCGCTCCGCAACGCGGTGGATCACGGCGTCGAGCGGCCCGAGGTGCGGCGCGCCGCGGGCAAGCCCGAGCGCGCGTCGATCGTCGTCTCGGCGCGGCAGAAGGGCGCCGAGGTCGAGATGTCCGTCGAGGACGACGGCGCGGGCGTGAACTTCGACGCCGTGCGGGAGCGCGTGGTGGATCTCGGCCTCTCCACGGCGGAGGGGGCCGCGCGCGCGCGGGACGACGACCTGACGGAGCTGCTCTTCCGCCCTGGGATGAGCACGCGCACCGAGGTGACGGACGTCTCGGGCCGCGGGATCGGCCTCGACGCGGCGCGGGCCGCCATCCAGCGGGTCGGCGGCCGCGTCGCCCTCAGCACGCGGCGCGGCCAGGGCGCGACGCTCCGGATCCGCGTCCCTCAGGCGAGCCACCTCCTGCCTGTTGTCTGTTTCCCGGCGCGGGGGGCGGATCTCGTGCTCGCGGTGGCGACGAGCGGCGGCGTCCGCGTCGTGCCGGCCGAGGGGGGGATGCCGGCCGTCGATCCGGTGGAATATTTCGATATGGCGCCCCCGGGCGGGGCGCGGAGCGGCGAGGGCGTGCGGATCGAGGTGCGGCGCGGCGAGGCCCGCTTCACCTTGCGTGGCGGCGGCGAGCCCTGGGCGGCCCTGGCCACGCGGCTTTGTCCCACGGCTGACGAATGCCCTGCGGAGATCGTGTGTGTCGACGGGATGGACGTGCTGCTCGTGCGGCCCGAGGTATTCTGA